In Papaver somniferum cultivar HN1 chromosome 1, ASM357369v1, whole genome shotgun sequence, a genomic segment contains:
- the LOC113330214 gene encoding snakin-2-like has translation MAMSKALLASLVLSLVLLNLVEVFAADQMATGRSLKGIDCGAACKVRCSLSSRPNLCKRACGTCCARCSCVPSGTSGNHDECACYAAQTTHGGRKKCP, from the exons ATGGCAATGTCTAAAGCTCTTCTTGCTTCACTTGTTCTATCTCTCGTCCTCCTCAATCTTGTCGAGGTGTTTGCCGCCGATCAGATG GCAACTGGAAGGTCACTCAAAGGGATCG ACTGTGGAGCAGCATGTAAAGTGAGGTGCTCGCTATCATCAAGGCCAAATCTCTGTAAGAGGGCTTGTGGAACCTGTTGTGCAAGGTGCAGCTGTGTTCCATCTGGTACTTCCGGTAACCATGATGAATGTGCATGTTATGCTGCTCAGACTACCCACGGTGGTAGAAAGAAGTGTCCTTAA
- the LOC113331318 gene encoding protein MAIN-LIKE 1-like: MPDELKMLVRGPDDPPLGIPGDGGNVLWGYKGSWVGVVYNTIDHKHVVRLVKPGTSVNMMTIWLLIDDELSKGEVPEVVDLVNSTGFLSVVNNLGHLGYGRPLCSTFAERYYGETDTLHLPFGEMTITPNDAKFITGLSIEGKSVKHKEYVQEIDWDKIYKWTKEVFQWDEEKTKQEMLLGKEKQRIFHLSRLRSNFMGTKKLRHEGKEVTRERIIATANVYVLYILGVVIFHDVSGARVNANFIQLLKHLTRYRTTLGALSSLHTL, encoded by the exons ATGCCCGACGAGCTGAAGATGTTAGTTCGCGGCCCTGATGATCCACCTTTAGGGATACCAggtgatggaggaaatgtgttatGGGGTTACAAAGGAAGTTGGGTCGGCGTCGTCTACAATACCATA gatcacaagcatgtcgTTCGTCTTGTGAAACCTGGAACGTCAGTGAATATGATGACGATATGGCTACTTATAGATGATGAATTAAGCAAGGGAGAAGTTCCGGAAGTGGTCGATCTAGTCAATTCTACGGGGTTTCTTTCTGTGGTCAACAATTTGGGCCACCTTGGTTACGGCAGACCTCTTTGTTCCACCTTCGCCGAGAGATACTATGGGGAAACGGATACTTTACATCTTCCGTTTGGAgaaatgacgataactccaaatgatgcgaagttcattacCGGGCTAAGCATAGAAGGTAAATCCGTGAAGCACAAAGAGTACGTACAAGAGATTGATTGGGACAAGATTTACAAGTGGACCAAGgaagtgttccaatgggatgaggagaaGACCAAGCAGGAGATGCTATTAGGCAAGGAAAagcagaggatattccatctctcgaGGCTGAGGAGCAATTTTATGGGAACAAAGAAGCTTCGTCATGAGGGAAAAGAGGTGACGCGAGAACGTATCATCGCTACGGCCAATGTGTATGTCCTCTATATCCTTGGAGTTGTTATCTTCCACGACGTTTCCGGTGCCCGTGTTAACGCCAACTTTATCCAGCTATTGAAACATTTAACAAGATACAGGACTACTCTTGGGGCACTGTCATCCTTGCACACTCTTTGA